A region from the Longimicrobium sp. genome encodes:
- a CDS encoding arsenite methyltransferase yields the protein MSTTENAGCCDTSCCGGAAASTTSGAAAAVLDAPTPEGAEAIRATVREKYGRAALRAAAGGGSSCCGAAAGCGCADPITSNLYDAAETTGLPEQAVLASLGCGNPTALAELREGETVLDLGSGGGIDVLLSARRVGPTGKAYGLDMTDEMLELARRNQAEAGVANAEFLQGHIEEVPLPDASVDVIISNCVINLSADKRRVLAEAFRVLKPGGRFAVSDVVVRGPVPPEVKRSVELWVGCVAGALEEGEFRRLLEENGFVDVDIEPTRVYRVEDARAFLAEAGIDVEAVAPQVDGRFMSAFVRARKPLEA from the coding sequence ATGAGCACGACCGAGAACGCCGGCTGCTGCGATACCTCCTGCTGCGGCGGCGCGGCTGCATCGACCACCAGCGGCGCCGCGGCGGCGGTGCTGGACGCGCCCACGCCGGAGGGCGCCGAGGCGATCCGCGCCACGGTGCGCGAGAAGTACGGCCGGGCGGCGCTGCGCGCGGCGGCGGGCGGCGGCAGCTCCTGCTGCGGCGCGGCGGCCGGGTGCGGGTGCGCCGACCCGATCACCTCCAACCTGTACGACGCCGCGGAGACGACCGGGCTCCCCGAGCAGGCGGTGCTCGCCTCGCTGGGGTGCGGCAACCCCACGGCGCTGGCGGAGCTGCGCGAGGGCGAGACGGTGCTGGACCTGGGCTCGGGCGGCGGGATCGACGTGCTCCTCTCGGCGCGGCGGGTGGGGCCCACGGGGAAGGCGTACGGGCTCGACATGACCGACGAGATGCTGGAGCTGGCGCGGCGCAACCAGGCCGAGGCGGGGGTGGCGAACGCGGAGTTCCTCCAGGGGCACATCGAGGAGGTGCCGCTCCCCGACGCCTCGGTGGACGTGATCATCTCCAACTGCGTGATCAACCTCTCGGCCGACAAGCGCCGCGTGCTGGCCGAGGCGTTCCGCGTGCTGAAGCCGGGCGGCCGCTTCGCCGTCTCCGACGTGGTGGTGCGCGGCCCGGTGCCGCCCGAGGTGAAGCGCAGCGTGGAGCTGTGGGTGGGGTGCGTGGCCGGCGCGCTGGAGGAGGGCGAGTTCCGGCGGCTGCTGGAGGAGAACGGCTTCGTGGACGTCGACATCGAGCCCACGCGCGTGTACCGTGTCGAGGACGCCCGCGCCTTCCTGGCCGAGGCGGGGATCGACGTGGAGGCGGTCGCGCCGCAGGTGGACGGCCGCTTCATGAGCGCCTTCGTCCGCGCGCGGAAGCCGCTGGAAGCGTGA
- a CDS encoding metalloregulator ArsR/SmtB family transcription factor has protein sequence MAKLFHALSDEKRLRIVELLRSGERCVCELTGVIEAGQSLLSFHLKTLKEAGLVVDRREGRWVYYALDPEAIAEVEDFAGELRLDAESAVGSRCCA, from the coding sequence ATGGCGAAGCTGTTCCACGCGCTCTCCGACGAGAAGCGGCTGCGCATCGTCGAGCTGCTGCGCTCGGGGGAGCGGTGCGTCTGCGAGCTCACGGGGGTGATTGAGGCGGGGCAGTCGCTCCTCTCGTTCCACCTGAAGACGCTGAAGGAGGCCGGGCTGGTGGTCGACCGCCGCGAGGGACGCTGGGTGTACTATGCGCTGGACCCGGAGGCGATCGCGGAGGTCGAGGACTTCGCGGGCGAGCTGCGGCTCGACGCGGAGTCGGCGGTGGGCTCGCGCTGCTGCGCGTGA
- a CDS encoding metallophosphoesterase family protein: MRYALISDIHANLPALEAVLADVDARPGVDSVWHLGDLVGYAPWPNEVVELLRERGIGGVAGNYDSTVAADYRHCGCRYEDPRQEALSHLSYTWTREHVTPGTKRFLSALPFRVDLRPLGGHAPGPRVVLVHGSPALNTVYWTADRPDDFCLKMAEQAGARPGDVVCFGHTHVPWHREIGGIHFVNAGSVGRPKDGDWRAGYVLLAVGEGDPSVEFVRVEYDVERAMDAIRRSALPDDFAEYLRTGGRPAPAHA, encoded by the coding sequence ATGCGATACGCGCTGATCTCCGACATCCACGCGAACCTGCCGGCGCTGGAGGCGGTCCTGGCGGACGTCGACGCGCGGCCGGGCGTGGACTCGGTGTGGCACCTGGGCGACCTGGTGGGCTACGCGCCGTGGCCGAACGAGGTGGTGGAGCTGCTGCGCGAGCGCGGCATCGGCGGGGTGGCGGGGAACTACGACTCGACCGTGGCGGCGGACTACAGGCACTGCGGCTGCCGGTACGAGGACCCGCGGCAGGAGGCGCTCTCGCACCTGTCGTACACGTGGACGCGCGAGCACGTCACGCCCGGGACGAAGCGCTTCCTGAGCGCGCTCCCCTTCCGCGTCGACCTGCGGCCGCTCGGCGGGCACGCGCCGGGGCCGCGGGTGGTCCTGGTGCACGGCAGCCCGGCGCTCAACACCGTCTACTGGACGGCGGACCGGCCCGACGACTTCTGCCTGAAGATGGCCGAACAGGCGGGCGCGCGCCCCGGCGACGTGGTCTGCTTCGGCCACACGCACGTCCCCTGGCACCGCGAGATCGGCGGCATCCACTTCGTGAACGCCGGCTCCGTCGGGCGCCCGAAGGACGGCGACTGGCGCGCGGGCTACGTGCTGCTGGCCGTCGGGGAAGGAGACCCGTCCGTCGAATTCGTCCGGGTGGAGTACGACGTGGAGCGGGCGATGGACGCCATCCGCCGGAGCGCGCTGCCGGACGACTTCGCCGAGTACCTGCGCACCGGCGGCAGGCCCGCGCCGGCGCACGCCTGA